The Corvus hawaiiensis isolate bCorHaw1 chromosome 2, bCorHaw1.pri.cur, whole genome shotgun sequence genome includes a window with the following:
- the MMP7 gene encoding matrilysin has translation MGTMYYLLLCAAIFLPEASAFPVQLRPEPGTSRDLQKIKAYLDKFFPIFTKTQNLSIEERIKEMQRFFHLTITGKLDTETEKIMTLPRCGLPDVAEYQTFPGTPRWKKTHLTYNIVRYTSDLPRKKVDDAIKRALMVWSDVTPLRFQRVYTGQADIVIGFARREHGDGYPFDGRGNTLAHAFAPGEGIGGDAHFDDDEKWSDFNQDVNLFLVAAHEFGHSLGLAHSNVPGALMYPLYSYQNPQTFRLPADDRRGIQKLYGKKTSNF, from the exons ATGGGCACCATGTACTACCTcctgctttgtgctgccatcTTCCTACCTGaggcttctgcttttccagtaCAACTGAGACCAGAACCAGGGACCAGCAGAGAccttcagaaaataaag GCATATCTTGATAAATTCTTTCCGATTTttacaaaaacacaaaacctaAGCATAGAAGAAAGGATCAAAGAAATGCAGAGGTTTTTCCACCTGACCATAACTGGAAAATTagacacagaaacagaaaaaataatgacacTTCCCAGATGTGGTTTGCCCGATGTAGCAGAATACCAAACATTTCCTGGAACTCCAAGATGGAAAAAGACACATTTAACTTACAA CATTGTCAGATATACATCTGATCTACCCAGAAAGAAAGTGGATGATGCAATTAAAAGGGCCTTGATGGTATGGAGTGATGTGACTCCACTGCGCTTCCAAAGAGTCTACACAGGGCAGGCAGACATTGTGATTGGATTTGCACGTCGTG AGCATGGTGATGGATATCCTTTTGACGGAAGAGGTAACACACTGGCCCATGCGTTTGCACCCGGAGAAGGGATTGGTGGAGATGCTCATTTTGATGATGATGAAAAATGGTCAGATTTCAATCAAG ATGTCAATTTGTTCCTTGTTGCTGCTCATGAATTTGGCCATTCTTTGGGACTTGCTCATTCaaatgtccctggagctctgatGTATCCTCTCTATTCATATCAGAACCCACAAACCTTCAGACTTCCGGCAGACGACAGGCGAGGAATTCAGAAGTTATATG ggaaaaaaacatcgAACTTTTGA